Part of the Companilactobacillus zhachilii genome is shown below.
ACTTCCTTACCGTTACCATCATAAAGTGGTGTATAAGCAACATTCTTAGTTGTTACTGTCTTTCTATCAGCTTTCTCGACAGTTGAGTTAGTATCCGTATTATTGTCAGTTTGTGACACAACGGTTACTTTATCGGCGGGAACCCATTCTGTAGTAGCAACTTGATAATAAGCTTTGCCATTTAGAACTAATTTATTAGCAGTCTTCCAATCTGAGCCAGGTGCTAGAAGACGATTAGTAATTGCTTTTCCGTTAACGGTATACAAAGTAGTTGCTGAAGAACCAACTCTGACTGTTGCAGTAAATGGTGTGATACCTTCAACATTCTTTGTAACGGCAATAAATTGAGTATTACCATCACTTTGAAGTGTCAAATCATTACTGTCTACAGTATAACCAGCAGGGATTTGATCAGCAATCAAAGTTACCGTGTCACCAGCTTTTTCACCAAAGACTTGGGTTCTACCAGCTTCACTATTATCGGCAGTCTTAAAAATAATTGTGTTTGTAACTTGTCTATTTACTTTAACGTTGTATTCCTTACCTTGCTCTAAAGTGATGGTCTTGTTAGCATCAGCAGGCCATGAGCAACCATTTGGTAAGGTTGACATTGTATAAGCATTTCCGTCTCCACCATTGATTGTTTCTGATTTAACTAAATTACCCTTTTGATCGACAAAGTTAACTTTTGCAGAAATCATTGGTGTAACCTTGACGCCAACATTAGCATTGTCATTGCCAAAGACAGCTGTTTCACCATCTGCCAAGGCATATCCGTCAGGAACTGCTGTGATTTTAGCACCCTTAGTTCCTGTTACTTTTGTACTATTTGCACCAACTGTAGCGCCACTTCTATCAAAATAAGTTACGTTATTTACAACATCTGTATCTGCTTGTGTAACGGCGGCAGCATCATCTGATGCGTGCACTGTTGCGGGTGTGACAATTGTTCCAAGTACCATACCTGAAACTAACATTCCACTTAATAGTAATGATGTACTCTTTTTCAAAATAAACCCTCCGTATTCTCTTGTACTCAAACTAAATCTTAGTTGAGTCAAACATATGTTTCAAGAACTATCTTAAAAAGATTTTTATTCGCTGAAAATTACATGCCAAAGCCTTCCGGAATCCCCAATGCAACGCGAGCATAACGGCTCATTTTACCAACATTCCACATGGGATACCAGACTAATTGAATCTCGCATTCTTCAATACCAGCAACCGATTCAGCCGCACTTTTTATGGAATCATTCAACATATCGCTCAGGGGACATCCCATCGTCGTCAGTGTCATTGTAATAATCGCACTTTGACCAT
Proteins encoded:
- a CDS encoding SLAP domain-containing protein; this encodes MKKSTSLLLSGMLVSGMVLGTIVTPATVHASDDAAAVTQADTDVVNNVTYFDRSGATVGANSTKVTGTKGAKITAVPDGYALADGETAVFGNDNANVGVKVTPMISAKVNFVDQKGNLVKSETINGGDGNAYTMSTLPNGCSWPADANKTITLEQGKEYNVKVNRQVTNTIIFKTADNSEAGRTQVFGEKAGDTVTLIADQIPAGYTVDSNDLTLQSDGNTQFIAVTKNVEGITPFTATVRVGSSATTLYTVNGKAITNRLLAPGSDWKTANKLVLNGKAYYQVATTEWVPADKVTVVSQTDNNTDTNSTVEKADRKTVTTKNVAYTPLYDGNGKEVTNRGLGASSDWATDQMQTINNVKYYRVATNEWLKASDIA
- a CDS encoding metal-sulfur cluster assembly factor codes for the protein MEESKNKKDQVMDALSKVIDPELGIDIVNLGLIYAVEIEDGQSAIITMTLTTMGCPLSDMLNDSIKSAAESVAGIEECEIQLVWYPMWNVGKMSRYARVALGIPEGFGM